The nucleotide sequence AACAATCCTTGAAAGAAGATCCCACTCCGCGTGATCGGGATGTCAAAGCTAAGATCCGACTGCGGTGGAAACATCGTGAGGACTAGGAACAATAATTTGTCTGGCACAACTTCTAGACCTAGAAGATGCTTGTCTCTGTCTGGAACCAGGATGTTTACTATTACTGCTGGCTCTCCGCCGATATACGTTCTTGTGAATCTCAATTGTTCCTCGCCATCTATAGAAAATATGTAGTGTTCCCTGGGATCATGCAAATCTTGCATGTTTATGTCCGCAACTTGACCATTCCTTGATAAAGGTCCAAGTTGAAACCCCTCATCACACGATATGTCTTTAGTTCCAAAAATGGTTTCGCCAATATCGCTTTCGTAGTCTATAATCCGACACTTTGTCACACCTGGAGTGAATGGTAGGTTAACTATCATGTCGGGTCCTTCAGGAGGTATATTTTTAGTAGACACGACTTTAATATCATCCCCCACAACTACTTTAAAAAATACCATTTGGTTTTGAGAGTCATAATCAATTATTTGAACTGTGTCTTCGATGTCATTTCCAACAGCCCTGTAACGAAGTGATGCTGAGCATGAAAGAACACCATCTTCAAAAGGTATACTGAGCTTGGTAGCACGTCCTCCAATTGCTAGCATTGTTGACTCGCAGCTATCCTTGGCTGTGTTGTACTCAAATTCTACTGACTTTCCATGCATCTTGAACACACCACCTTCGTTTTCTTCTGGAACTGTAATGAAAAAGGGAGCTCCCCCTTGTACTAAAAGTTGCTCAGTTTCTTGTTGCTCTTCTTCATTTTTCAACAACTGGTAAGTAACAATCTTCCTAGGCACCTCTCTTGGATCTAAATACAAGCCTTTATTTACTATGGTGTTTGCTCCAACTGCTATAATAAATACTTTCTTACAGCGTAAAACTACAACTGTACGCAACCCAGATTTCTTTACAACAGTCTTTATCTTGTGCCTAATAATTGAATCTTGTACAAGCTTGGAGAAATTTAACTTTAGTTTTGTGGTAACTGAAGATGAATTTGAAGAATTTTCGTTGCAAGTCATGATAACTTTCATATCACCAAACTGTAATATCAAAGTCTTGCCATTCAAACTCTGTTCCGGCAAATGAACAGCAATGGTCCTTTCGTTAACTTCTGGGAATATCTCTGTTAAAAGTCCGTTCACATCAACTTCTTCGTCGGAAGTCCGAGATGCTAATTCCCTTCCAATGGAGGCAAGCCACCGCTTCGACTTCACTGGTCCAAGTTTTTGGAGTAAGTGCATAATCTCTGGAGAACGCTGAGCTATTGCTGATGTAATACTCCGGATTTCAGGCACTGGGCCGCACACAAAACCAAACTCGCCACAAGGGTCCATGCTAAATTTGTCAAGCACAGCTTCATAATCTTTCCCCAGAAAAAGAGATTCGTTATTTTTAACAAGCCATTCCCAGTCTTCATCAAATTGCTGTGGTATGCCATCCTGCGGTACCTTCAAATCCTTATCCCACATTGGCAGAGTAGGTTCTTCTGCTATATCTGGCTCAGGCTGGTCATCCCAGTCTGACAAGCTGACCGTCACGTCAGTTTCTTTTGCTAAACGATTCATGTATGGCTCGTAGTAAACCCTGGGTTCATCAAACAATTGTAAATCTTCCTTCGTTGCCATTTGTCCTCGCTTTCTCTTCCCACCTAGTCCGACAGATTTTATCATCGGGTCCAAAATATCAGTCTTAATGATAAGTTCGCGATCCGCTACCGATTCCTCCGTAGCCGAGGCAGTAGTCGCGTTATCTTCGTCACCATTTTCTATCACCGTCACTGAATCGTCGTCCATCGAAGCGAGGGACTCCGACAGCAGGTTGTCTCCCAAGGAAATGGCCGTCTGTATTTCTCTGTTGTTCACGTCTACAGCGTCCGGGTCCGGCTCGGCCTCCCTGGTCTCGCCGTCGGCCAGCTCAGCCTCCCCGGTCTCGCCGTCGGCCAGCTCACCACTCGGCTGCAAGTCTCCACCTTCTCCTTCAGGGACCTCCTCCTCGACGGGCGCGACTTTCACGTCCAGAAGTTCCTCCACGTACGGTTCGTAGTAGTACGTGGTCTTCTCGAACGTGAGCGCGGAATCTTCCGACGGCGCCGTGCCGGACTCGATCCCCTTCTTGGGCGAGTGCAAGTTGTCCATGTAGGGCTCGAAGTAGTCCTTGTCGCGCTCGTACAGGAGCTTCTTCTGCGGCCGAGGGGGCGGCTCCGGCGGGAAGGGGGTCCACGACTCGACGATGACGTCGGTGCAGTGGGTGTTGGTCTTGGCGCGCCGTATGGTGAGGTCCAGGTGCGTGGGGAAGTGCGCGCGCCAGCCCAGGTGCGTGGCTGCGCCCAGCTCGTCATTATCAGCGCCCTTGGTCAGCGCCGAGATCACCAGCAGCTCGGCGCGTCCCAGCGTGCAGCGCCGCTCGTACGTCTCCTGCAGGATCGCGTCTGCAAGCAAGCGGCGCCCGGCGCTCCGCCACTGCCCTGTCCGGCCTTCCCTGCCCTTCTTCGCAGTGACAATCAtggccagtagcggatccagagggggggctaaggggctcaagccccccccccctccaaaagcatctgggtccactattgttttagtctttgccttgataaagcctagcctcagctgggtcacgcccctcccaaaccaaaatcctggatccgccactgatcatAGCCCTACTATTTCTCGCGAACCTTTCCAGGCAAACAGGCTATTTTTGGcattgataacgtcttataaatcgatgaacgccggctgtacgcacgaaaaagcatgactcgttgtcacgttccgcctgagccgagcgtggaagaaccggccaaccaccgtgcgagaaaaaatcttctataatatcagacggtttaaggggggggggggtgcctcccatttcaggtcaagattttatatttacagtatttacagataaacttgtagactttttcaattgtttaattttcacgaaatgaaaaatatatacagcgcatacttctttgcataattagctgccaaaattacatttttaacgtttttgggttgtacaaataaggagaaattaatttattgcagaactgaaactttttaggtttaactgcaatgccactggctacttcaagatatggtttgaatttctttcagaaaatattaattaattttacctggcatttcaaaattctcaaatttattACGATTtagacagccaagaaacatgaaattagtttttgtgatagaaatgcaaaccatatcatgatgtagccagtggcattgcagttaaacctaaaaagtttcagttctccttatttgtagaaccaaaaaacgttaaaaatctaactttatcagctaattatgcaaaatgtatgcgctgtatatatatatttcatttcgtgaaagttaaataattgaaaaaagtCTACAaattgatcagtgattaatataaatataaaatcatgacctgaaatgggagacaTCCacttaaggcgggctttttaaaagcagcaatttaaaaaaatttcttatgacgttatcgcgtaaaattatcgtccgtaaaccgactttacagataacccccgCTTTTATTTAACTGCCTTTTAAGCGTAATTCCTATGTGCAGCACGCTGTTGTTATACATACTATTGTGCTGTCAAATACGTAAAACTTAAAATCAGGAGGAGACGCCTATTCGAAGAAGA is from Bacillus rossius redtenbacheri isolate Brsri chromosome 15, Brsri_v3, whole genome shotgun sequence and encodes:
- the LOC134539550 gene encoding uncharacterized protein LOC134539550 isoform X1; its protein translation is MIEVLCHFIGLLQKLCAAASEVPSVRETSLSSSKGLSYTHNAILQETYERRCTLGRAELLVISALTKGADNDELGAATHLGWRAHFPTHLDLTIRRAKTNTHCTDVIVESWTPFPPEPPPRPQKKLLYERDKDYFEPYMDNLHSPKKGIESGTAPSEDSALTFEKTTYYYEPYVEELLDVKVAPVEEEVPEGEGGDLQPSGELADGETGEAELADGETREAEPDPDAVDVNNREIQTAISLGDNLLSESLASMDDDSVTVIENGDEDNATTASATEESVADRELIIKTDILDPMIKSVGLGGKRKRGQMATKEDLQLFDEPRVYYEPYMNRLAKETDVTVSLSDWDDQPEPDIAEEPTLPMWDKDLKVPQDGIPQQFDEDWEWLVKNNESLFLGKDYEAVLDKFSMDPCGEFGFVCGPVPEIRSITSAIAQRSPEIMHLLQKLGPVKSKRWLASIGRELASRTSDEEVDVNGLLTEIFPEVNERTIAVHLPEQSLNGKTLILQFGDMKVIMTCNENSSNSSSVTTKLKLNFSKLVQDSIIRHKIKTVVKKSGLRTVVVLRCKKVFIIAVGANTIVNKGLYLDPREVPRKIVTYQLLKNEEEQQETEQLLVQGGAPFFITVPEENEGGVFKMHGKSVEFEYNTAKDSCESTMLAIGGRATKLSIPFEDGVLSCSASLRYRAVGNDIEDTVQIIDYDSQNQMVFFKVVVGDDIKVVSTKNIPPEGPDMIVNLPFTPGVTKCRIIDYESDIGETIFGTKDISCDEGFQLGPLSRNGQVADINMQDLHDPREHYIFSIDGEEQLRFTRTYIGGEPAVIVNILVPDRDKHLLGLEVVPDKLLFLVLTMFPPQSDLSFDIPITRSGIFFQGLFCCECKDEPDKKPEGSCDTAFKLSYKVFVGGKETLASSETTLREGTPVDLAIPINEFRMSMDKCNQPKIQLKLITEGDCNELSKAIVSVTLGSSLLLLPLRKDSCTEQTEPEAPPQTESDPPLESSKSEPIQQNGSLDSEAECQPPDDGQAPCEADRDEEPSTGTKISMYTKTCCRLTTGPRSTSAIVQGQSNQRVVGSTLVCSKTTTIVQTPLRPGLQGSDEASAQCAVEPASPGAESSVTPAEAEGPDLGSLESGASPQEEGKLEPTPEQVTPSPPADTDVLTCPGDEALQEPAPEQPVDTDVLTSPGDEVQQDDPSSPAPPEEAPEVAQDAPGPGEECPAGADSQMSSGSTETVRIGHKRCTRYHVQVSSTTEARASRRSLGEDCPGADHPPELADLLSLYNPELTPMMCMLWRMQRDIRSLARRSSSRQSSRCSESVAGRRESVTLPSDSCVTVEVLSRSPSTRQPSPAAASQASDDSPGSPRC
- the LOC134539550 gene encoding uncharacterized protein LOC134539550 isoform X3, with the protein product MDNLHSPKKGIESGTAPSEDSALTFEKTTYYYEPYVEELLDVKVAPVEEEVPEGEGGDLQPSGELADGETGEAELADGETREAEPDPDAVDVNNREIQTAISLGDNLLSESLASMDDDSVTVIENGDEDNATTASATEESVADRELIIKTDILDPMIKSVGLGGKRKRGQMATKEDLQLFDEPRVYYEPYMNRLAKETDVTVSLSDWDDQPEPDIAEEPTLPMWDKDLKVPQDGIPQQFDEDWEWLVKNNESLFLGKDYEAVLDKFSMDPCGEFGFVCGPVPEIRSITSAIAQRSPEIMHLLQKLGPVKSKRWLASIGRELASRTSDEEVDVNGLLTEIFPEVNERTIAVHLPEQSLNGKTLILQFGDMKVIMTCNENSSNSSSVTTKLKLNFSKLVQDSIIRHKIKTVVKKSGLRTVVVLRCKKVFIIAVGANTIVNKGLYLDPREVPRKIVTYQLLKNEEEQQETEQLLVQGGAPFFITVPEENEGGVFKMHGKSVEFEYNTAKDSCESTMLAIGGRATKLSIPFEDGVLSCSASLRYRAVGNDIEDTVQIIDYDSQNQMVFFKVVVGDDIKVVSTKNIPPEGPDMIVNLPFTPGVTKCRIIDYESDIGETIFGTKDISCDEGFQLGPLSRNGQVADINMQDLHDPREHYIFSIDGEEQLRFTRTYIGGEPAVIVNILVPDRDKHLLGLEVVPDKLLFLVLTMFPPQSDLSFDIPITRSGIFFQGLFCCECKDEPDKKPEGSCDTAFKLSYKVFVGGKETLASSETTLREGTPVDLAIPINEFRMSMDKCNQPKIQLKLITEGDCNELSKAIVSVTLGSSLLLLPLRKDSCTEQTEPEAPPQTESDPPLESSKSEPIQQNGSLDSEAECQPPDDGQAPCEADRDEEPSTGTKISMYTKTCCRLTTGPRSTSAIVQGQSNQRVVGSTLVCSKTTTIVQTPLRPGLQGSDEASAQCAVEPASPGAESSVTPAEAEGPDLGSLESGASPQEEGKLEPTPEQVTPSPPADTDVLTCPGDEALQEPAPEQPVDTDVLTSPGDEVQQDDPSSPAPPEEAPEVAQDAPGPGEECPAGADSQMSSGSTETVRIGHKRCTRYHVQVSSTTEARASRRSLGEDCPGADHPPELADLLSLYNPELTPMMCMLWRMQRDIRSLARRSSSRQSSRCSESVAGRRESVTLPSDSCVTVEVLSRSPSTRQPSPAAASQASDDSPGSPRC
- the LOC134539550 gene encoding uncharacterized protein LOC134539550 isoform X2, which produces MDSIPDAILQETYERRCTLGRAELLVISALTKGADNDELGAATHLGWRAHFPTHLDLTIRRAKTNTHCTDVIVESWTPFPPEPPPRPQKKLLYERDKDYFEPYMDNLHSPKKGIESGTAPSEDSALTFEKTTYYYEPYVEELLDVKVAPVEEEVPEGEGGDLQPSGELADGETGEAELADGETREAEPDPDAVDVNNREIQTAISLGDNLLSESLASMDDDSVTVIENGDEDNATTASATEESVADRELIIKTDILDPMIKSVGLGGKRKRGQMATKEDLQLFDEPRVYYEPYMNRLAKETDVTVSLSDWDDQPEPDIAEEPTLPMWDKDLKVPQDGIPQQFDEDWEWLVKNNESLFLGKDYEAVLDKFSMDPCGEFGFVCGPVPEIRSITSAIAQRSPEIMHLLQKLGPVKSKRWLASIGRELASRTSDEEVDVNGLLTEIFPEVNERTIAVHLPEQSLNGKTLILQFGDMKVIMTCNENSSNSSSVTTKLKLNFSKLVQDSIIRHKIKTVVKKSGLRTVVVLRCKKVFIIAVGANTIVNKGLYLDPREVPRKIVTYQLLKNEEEQQETEQLLVQGGAPFFITVPEENEGGVFKMHGKSVEFEYNTAKDSCESTMLAIGGRATKLSIPFEDGVLSCSASLRYRAVGNDIEDTVQIIDYDSQNQMVFFKVVVGDDIKVVSTKNIPPEGPDMIVNLPFTPGVTKCRIIDYESDIGETIFGTKDISCDEGFQLGPLSRNGQVADINMQDLHDPREHYIFSIDGEEQLRFTRTYIGGEPAVIVNILVPDRDKHLLGLEVVPDKLLFLVLTMFPPQSDLSFDIPITRSGIFFQGLFCCECKDEPDKKPEGSCDTAFKLSYKVFVGGKETLASSETTLREGTPVDLAIPINEFRMSMDKCNQPKIQLKLITEGDCNELSKAIVSVTLGSSLLLLPLRKDSCTEQTEPEAPPQTESDPPLESSKSEPIQQNGSLDSEAECQPPDDGQAPCEADRDEEPSTGTKISMYTKTCCRLTTGPRSTSAIVQGQSNQRVVGSTLVCSKTTTIVQTPLRPGLQGSDEASAQCAVEPASPGAESSVTPAEAEGPDLGSLESGASPQEEGKLEPTPEQVTPSPPADTDVLTCPGDEALQEPAPEQPVDTDVLTSPGDEVQQDDPSSPAPPEEAPEVAQDAPGPGEECPAGADSQMSSGSTETVRIGHKRCTRYHVQVSSTTEARASRRSLGEDCPGADHPPELADLLSLYNPELTPMMCMLWRMQRDIRSLARRSSSRQSSRCSESVAGRRESVTLPSDSCVTVEVLSRSPSTRQPSPAAASQASDDSPGSPRC